TGTGGGGCAGGCGCGCGCTGTTCAGCGACCCGCTGGTGCGCGTGGGTGGGGAGAAGTGCAGCTACCCCATCCCCACCTATCAGGCGCTCAAGGGGATTGTGGAGAGTATCTACTGGAAGCCCACCATCCTGTGGGTGATCGACGAGGTGCGCGTGCTGCAACCCATCCAGATGGAATCGGTCAGCGTGCGGCCTCTGGAGTACAGCGGTGGCAACACCCTTTCCATTTATACCTACCTGCACGATGTGGCCTACCAGGTGCGCGCGCACTTTGAATGGAACCTGTTTCGGGAGGACCTGGCGCAGGACCGCAATGAAAACAAGCACTATTTTATCGCCAAGCGCATGATTGAGCGCGGGGGCAGGCGGGATGTGTTTTTAGGCACGCGTGAGTGCCAGGCCTACGTGGCGCCCTGCGCCTTTGGCGAGGGGGAGGGCGCCTACGACGACACGCCCGCCACCAGCTTTGGGCTGATGTTCCACGGCTTTGATTACCCGGACGAGACGGGCAGGGACGAGCTTGCCATCCGCATGTGGGCGCCCAGCCTGGAGCACGGCTGCGTGCGCTTTATCCGGCCGGAGGAATGCACCGTGCGGCGCATCGTGCGCGCCCAGCAGGCAAAGGCCTTTGTGCCGGGCGAGAACTTTTCCTATGTGGACGCCTGTGAGGAGCTGACGCTATGAGCTGGATCAGTCTGTTATACGAGACGTACGAAAACTGTGCCAGCGAGATTGGGAAGATGGCGCCCATGGCGGAGGAAGCGGAGCGCGCGCCCGCAGTGCCGCTATTGCCCATCGCGCACACCACGCAGGAGGCGCAGCTGGATGTGACGGTAGATATGCAGGGCAACCTGCTCACCGCGCACGCGATTGAAAACAAGGGCCGCCGCCGCACCATCATCCCGTGCACGGAAAAATCCGCCGGCCGCACCAGCGGCGAGGCGCCCCACCCGCTCTTTGATAAGCTGCAGTACGTGGCGGGCGATTACGCGCGCTTGGGCGGACCCAAAGCACCCTACTTTGCCTCCTACATCGCGCAGCTGGGGGCGTGGTGCGATTCCGCGTATGCCCACCCCATGGTGTGCGCCGTGTACGCGTACCTGCAAAAAGGCACGCTGATGGCCGATCTGGCGAAAAAAGGCCTCTTTGTGCTGGACGAGGCGGGGCGCGTCGACCTCAAGCCGGATGTGCCGGACAAGCCGCCCCTTTACCAGGCGGTGACGGGGGATGTTACGGAGGCATTTGTGCGCTTCAGCGTCGCCTACAGTGTGGATGAGCCGGCCAACCGTCTCTATGAGGACCCGGAGGTACGGGAATGTTTTATCGCATGGTACCTGTCGGGCCAGCAGGATGAAGCGCTGTGCTATGTGCAGGGCAGCGTGATGCCCACGGCCAACAACAACCCCAACAAAATACGCAACACCGCCGATAAGGCCAAGCTGATCTCCTTTAACGATACCTCCGGCTTCACCTTCCGCGGCCGGTTTGAGAGCGCCGAGCAGGCGGTGCGCGTGGGCTATGAGACCACTCAAAAGGCGCATAACGCCCTCAAGTGGCTGATCGACCGGCAGGGCTACCGCAACGGTAGCCAGGCGTACGTGGCCTGGGGCACGAGAAATGAGAAGGTGCCCGCATTCATGAACAACAGCTTGGACGCAAATCTCGGCTTTTCGCCCATGCCGGTGGAAACGCAGAAGGCGTTTGCCGACAATCTACGCACGCAGATGCGGGGGGCGGGCTACGAGGCGCTGGATCGGGAGGCGCGCGTGGCCATCATGGGGCTGGACAACGCCACGCCCGGGCGGCTGGCCATCACCTATTACCGCCAGATGAACGGCGCGGAGCTGCTGGACCGGCTGCTCTACTGGTACGCCACCTGCGCCTGGGAGCACGGCTATTACCGCGCTCCCGCCAAGACGGCAAACGAAAAGCCCGTCTATCTGCGGGGTGTCTTTACGCCCGCGCCGCGGGACATCGTCAAGGCGGCCTACGGGGAGAACGTGCCCGATAAGGTGATGCGCGCATCGGAGCGCCAGCTGGTGCCCTGCATCCTGGAGTGCGCGCCCGTGCCCATGAGCCTGGTAAAAAATCTATTTTACCGCGCCACGCGCCCCATATCCATGGATGCGTGGGAGTATTACAAGACGTTCTCCATCGCCTGCGCGGTGGTGCGCAAATCACTCAACGACCAGTACAACAGGCAGCACGGCAATTTGCGCCTGGATGACTATGAGGAGGTTTGGAAAATGGCATTGGACTTGGACAATCGGGACCGCTCGTACCTGTTTGGCAGGGTGTGGGCCTACTTCAACTACCTGGAGCTGATCGCGCTTCGCAAAGCTGAACGCAACACGACGAACGCCATGAAGCTGGAGGAGCGCTTTACCCAGCGCCCCGCCGATACGGCTATGACGCTGCGCGCCAAGCTGGGGCCCTACCTGCAGCGCATGGACATGAACAATGGCAATTTAATGCAGCAGCTTTTCGACGTGCTATCCATACTGGATTCGGAGGGTGGATTCACCAACGATCCGGTGGGGTATCCCTTCCTGCTGGGTATGGCCAGCCAGATGGATCAATTCAGTAAAGACAGCGCGGAGAGGAAAGCGCTGGCGGAGAAGGAAGCGCAAGAAAAAGCCGAAGCAGCGCAACAGAACGAACAGCCCGAGCAGGCAGAGGAGGAAAACAAATGAGCATTCAGAACAAAATCGATTTTGCCGTCATTCTCAGTGTAAAGAACGCCAACCCCAACGGCGACCCGCTCAACGGCAACCGCCCGCGCGAGACCATGGAGGGCTATGGCGAGATCAGCGACGTGTGCATCAAGCGCAAGATCCGCAACCGCCTGCAGGATATGGGCGAGGCCATCTTTGTGCAGTCGGACGATCGGTGCGACGATGGCTTTGGCAGCCTGCGCGAGCGCGCGGACAACAACGCGGAGCTGAAGAAGGCGGGCAAAAACCGCGCCGCCTTCGCCGAGATCGCCTGCCGCACCTGGATGGACGTGCGCACCTTTGGGCAGGTGTTTGCCTTTAAAAACACCAAGGCGGGCGAGGGCGTGTCCGTGCCCGTGCGCGGCCCGGTTTCCCTGCATCCGGCGCTGAGCATTGCGCCGCTGGAGATCGAATCGATGCAGATCACCAAGAGCGTCAACGGCGAGCCGGGCGAGAAGCGCTCCTCCGATACCATGGGCAGCAAGCACCGGGTGGGCTTCAACGTGTACGTGTTTTATGGCAGCATCAACTGCCAGCTGGCGGAAAAGACCGGTTTCAGCGATGAGGACGCCGAAAAGGTGCACCAGGCGCTGATCACCCTGTTTGAAAACGACGTCTCCAGCGCGCGGCCGGATGGCAGCATGCAGGTGCAGCAAGTTTACTGGTGGCGGCACAACTGCAAGCAGGGACAGTATTCCTCCGCCAAGGTGCACGGCTCGCTGCGCGTGCGCGCCAAAGAGGACGTCGCGTTACACGCAATGGAGGATGTGGAAATCCACCTTGAGGAGCTGGAAGGGCTGGTGCCGCAGATTGATGAGGGAAGATGATGTTCTGTGCAGTATCTCCGGCCTGCAGCATTTTCGCTACTGTCCGCGGCAGTGGGCGCTGATCACCATGGAAAACCAGTGGACGGACAACGTGCACACCGTCACCGGCGCGATCTTCCACGAAAACGCGCACGAGGGACTGCGCGTGGAGCTGCGCGGCGATACGCTGATCGTGCGGCAGCTGGAGGTGCGCTCCGGCACCTGGCATCTGCACGGCGTATGCGATGTGGTGGAATTTCACCGCAGCAAGACGGGCGTGCCGCTCGCTGGCAGAGAGGGGCGCTGGCAGCCTGTGCCGGTGGAATACAAAAAGGGACACCCCAAGGAAACAGATGCGGATGCGTTACAGCTCTGCGCGCAGGCGGTCTGTCTGGAGGATATGCTGTGCTGCCGGATACCGGAGGCGTACCTCTATTACGGAGAGCCCCGCAAACGCTCCCTGGTAAAGCTGGATCAGGAACTCCGAGACAATCTTGCTGATACCATCCAACGCATGCGCGCCATGATGCTGCGCGGGCAGGTGCCGCGCGTCAAAAAGAGCAAGGCCTGCAGGGGATGCTCTCTTGCGGACGTCTGCCTGCCGGCCGTGACGGGCGGCGGCTCGGCGCGGGATTACCTGTCGCACGCAATCTGCCAGGAGGAATGACGTGAAAAAGCTGGGCAACACGCTTTTTTTTGTGACGCCGGATGTATACGTCTCGCTGGATGGCGAAAACATCGTGCTGAAGAAAGACGGAAAGGAGGCAATGCGCCGCCCGCTGCATTATATCGACAGCATCGTATGCTTTGGTTACTTTGGCATCAGCCCCGCGCTGATGGCAAAATGTGCGTCTGACGGCATTGCCGTCAGTTTCCACAGCCCATCAGGACGGCTTATGGCGCGCGTGGTGGGGAAGACGCAGGGCAACGTGCTGCTGCGCAAAACCCAGGTGTACGCATCGGACGCTCCTGCGCGCAGCATGCCCATTGCGCGCGCCTGTATTGCCGCGAAAATCTACAACGCGCGCTGGGCGCTGGAGCGGGCAACGCGCGATCACGCACTGCGGCTGGACGTGGACAAAATCAAAGCGGTCTCGCAAGCGCTCCAGCAGGCATCCCGAGATGCGCTGCAGAGCGAAAGCGAGGAGATGCTCCGCGGCGTAGAAGGCAATGCCGCGTCCATGTACTTTTCGGTGCTGGATGACCTAATTCTGCAGCAAAAGGACCAGTTTTATTTCCGCCAGCGCACCAGGCGCCCGCCTATGGATGCGTTTAACGCCATGTTGTCCTTTTGCTATGCGCTGTTGACCAATGACATGACATCCGCACTGGAGACGGTCGGCTTGGATCCGTATATCGGGTTTATGCACGCGGACCGCCCGGGCCGTGCCTCCCTGGCGCTGGATTTGATTGAGGAACTGCGGGTGCCCATGGTAGATCGCTTTGTCCTCTCTATGGTCAACCGGCAAATTGTAAGCGGGGATGGTTTTACCCAGACGGAAAATGGCGCGGTGCTCATGGATGACGACACGCGGCGTCTGGTCCTAAAACACTGGCAGCTGCGCAAACAGACCGAGATCACGCACCCGTTTCTCAAAGAGAAAGTGGCCTGGGGCGTGATCCCGTACGCGCAGGCACTGCTACTTGCCAGGCATCTGCGCGGCGACCTGGATGCGTACCCGTCCTTTCTGTGGAAGTGAGGTTATATGCTGGTACTGATTACCTACGACGTCGATACGACAAGCGCGCAGGGCCGTAAACGGCTGCGACAAGTTGCCAAGCAGTGCGTCAATTACGGACAGCGCGTGCAGCAATCCGTCTTTGAGTGCAAGCTTGATGCTGCGCAGTTCAAACAAGTCAAGCACAAGCTGACGGGCCTAATCGATGCATCCCAAGACAGCCTGCGGTTTTATAACCTGGGCAACAGATTTGAACAGCGCGTAGAACATATCGGCGTAAAGCCATCATACGATACGGATGACGCCTTTATCTTCTAATAAACAGCATGTATAAATACGCATTTTCGCCCGTGCGAAAGGGAGCCTCCCATGTAAACGTGGGGACTTTCGCACCGGATAAGCCCGCAAAAATGCGTATGCTGCATGTACACGTAAGCCGTAAATGCATAAAAGATGGATAAAAAAGGAGAATCGATGGCAAGCCAGGCTATTTATGCATCATATGGCTGTCGCACCTCGCTGAGGTGCGTGGATTGAAATACTGATAATCAACAAACGAGGTGACAACAATGTCGTCGCACCTCGCTGAGGTGCGTGGATTGAAATATGTAATAGCGGGTGTACAGGTACGGGTCGGTCGTGTCGCACCTCGCTGAGGTGCGTGGATTGAAATAATGTCTTTGTCGGCCACGAACACATTGGGGCTGTGTCGCACCTCGCTGAGGTGCGTGGATTGAAATGACCATATCCGCAAGCGGTGGAGCGTGTGGCAGGGTCGCACCTCGCTGAGGTGCGTGGATTGAAATCCCAGCAGGTATGCCGTCGATCGCGCCATAAGTTGTCGCACCTCGCTGAGGTGCGTGGATTGAAATCGGCGCCGGCATCACCCCAGCTACCGCCTGATACCGTGTCGCACCTCGCTGAGGTGCGTGGATTGAAATCACAGCCCCGTGGCCTCATCCATCGACATCCCGGTCGCACCTCGCTGAGGTGCGTGGATTGAAATGGCTCCTGGCCGTGGTTATCCAGCCACGGCATGGTACGTCGCACCTCGCTGAGGTGCGTGGATTGAAATTGCCCGTCATGCGGTCGCTCACGTAGGTGATGCCGGTCGCACCTCGCTGAGGTGCGTGGATTGAAATCGGCGACCTCCACCCTTATATGCCACACCCCCGCGCGTCGCACCTCGCTGAGGTGCGTGGATTGAAATATAAAGCCACTATCAACCTACCCCCAGTAACCAAAGTCGCACCTCGCTGAGGTGCGTGGATTGAAATCTAATTGAAAGGAGTGATGCTATGAAAATCCCCGTCGCACCTCGCTGAGGTGCGTGGATTGAAATTCCTTCCGGCGCGAGATGCGCCGCCTGGGTATACGGTCGCACCTCGCTGAGGTGCGTGGATTGAAATGATGTGTTTGACGCGCTGAAGCTCATGAAGCGTTAGTCGCACCTCGCTGAGGTGCGTGGATTGAAATGTGGCTAAAAACGAAAGGAGACTGTAACAATGGCGTCGCACCTCGCTGAGGTGCGTGGATTGAAATATCGTTGTGCACCCGTACCTCCAGCGTTTCGTCAGGTCGCACTCCGCGAGGCGTGCGTGGATTGCAACGAGGGATACGGTACGGAAAACCCTGGTGCAAGAGGAGGGTGCGGGGGCGGGTTTTCCCGCCTTCGTGCATGTGCATGTTTGCCTGTGGACGGGATGCAAAAACCTTTGTCTTGTGCTACAATGAGGGCAAACAAAAGTTGGCGCAAATGTGCTGTGGGAGGTCTTTGACATGATTGATTTGCGCGGATTTGATCACGTCGTCATCACCGTGACCGACGTGGAAAAGACCATGGACTTCTATACCCAGGTGCTGGGTATGCACGCCCAAGGCAACTCCCTTTTTTTCGGCAACCAGTGCATCAAGGTGCACAGGCATCCGGCGGAGTTCCTGCCTGCCGCGCGCAAGCCGATCTCGGGCAGCGCAGACATCTGCCTGATTGCGCAAGGAGAGATGAGCGACATTGTGGAGTATTTTGTGCGCTGCAATGTGCCGGTGGAGGAGGGCCCCGTTTGGCGCACTGGCGCGCGCGGGGACATGACTAGCGTTTACGTGCGCGATCCGGATGGCAATCTGATCGAGATCTGCGTGTATGACGACTGACATGTACTTGCCGGCGCTGAAAGGAGTGCGTGATGACGGAGCACCTGATGCTGTCGGAAGAACAGCTGAAATACCTGCAACTACTTGCCGCGCAGTACCCTTCGCGGCAGGCTGCCTGTACGGAGATCATTAACCTGCAGGCCATACTCAACCTGCCCAAGGGCACGGAGCATTTTATCTCTGACGTGCACGGTGAATACGAGGCGTTTACCCATATCCTCAACAATTGCTCGGGCGTGATCCGCGAAAAGGTGGAGCAGGTTTTTGCACAGCGCATGAGCAAGGCGGCCCAGGGCGATCTGTGCACGCTGATTTACTATCCCAAAGAAAAGCTCAAGATGATCCGCCACCAGCATCGGGATACCCCCGCCTGGTACAAGGCCACGCTGCAGGATTTGATCGACCTTGCCAAAAACCTTTCCTCCAAATATACGCGTTCCAAGGTGCGCAAGGCGATGCCCGAGGCCTTTGCCTATATCATCGACGAGCTGCTGCATGCCCAGCCGGATGAGGACAATAACCAGCTGGTTTACCACGAGCAGATCATCGAATCAGTGATCAACACCGACTGCGGGCGGGATTTCATCCTGGCGCTGGCCGCGTTGATCAAGCGCCTGGCGGTGGATCACCTGCACATTGTGGGGGATATTTTTGACCGCGGCGCCCATGCCGATAAGATCATGGATCTTTTGATGAGCCATCACTCGCTAGATATCGAGTGGGGCAACCACGATATCCTGTGGATGGGGGCGGCGTCAGGCAGTGAGGCGTGCATCGCGGCCGTCATCCGCAACAACATTGCCTATGGCAATATGGAGATGCTCGAAAGCGGTTACGGCATCAGCCTGCGTTCGCTGGTGATGTTCGCAGCCACCTGCTACCAGGGGCAGGAGGACGTCCTTGCGGCGGCGCGCAAGGCGATCTCGGTGATCCTCTTCAAGCTGGAGGGGCAGCTCATCCGCCGCCATCCCGAATACAACATGCAGGAACACCTGCTGCTGGACAAAATCGATTATGACAACGCCACGGTGCGGGTGGGTGCGCACACCTACGCCATGCGCGACGTGGACCTGCCCACCGTGGCGCAGGACGATCCCTATCGCCTGTGCCCTGAGGAGGAGCAGGTGATGGAGGAGCTGCGCGCGGCGTTTCAAAACAGCGCGCGGCTGCACCGGCACATCGGCTTCCTCTACGCGCGGGGGGCGATGTACCGGTGCTTTAACAACAACCTGCTGTTCCACGGCTGCATTCCGCTGGATCACGACGGCAACTTTGACAGCGTCACCTTTGATGGCCGCACCTACCAGGGCAAGGCGTACATGGATTATGCGGACCGTATGGCGCGGCAGGCCTACTTTGGCAAGGAGAACCAGAACGCGCTGGACTTTATGTGGTACCTGTGGTGCGGCAAGAAATCCCCGCTTTCGGGACGTTCGGTGCGCACCTTTGAGCGTACCTTTATCGCGGATGAAAGCGCCTGGGAGGAACCGAAAAACGCCTATTACACCTTTTGCCACACCGAGCAGACGTGCAACATGATCCTGCGGGAGTTTGGCCTCTATGACGCGCCCTGCCACATCATCAACGGGCACACGCCGGTGCGGGCCATGGACGGGGAGAGCCCCATCAAGGCGGGCGGCAAGCTGATTGTGATCGACGGGGGCTTCTGCAAGGCGTACCAGGCGTCTACCGGCATTGCGGGCTATACATTGATCTTTAACTCGCACGGTATGCGCATCAAGGCCCACCGCCCCTTTGAGAGCGTGGAGGCCGCGCTACAGGAAAACAAGGACATCGAATCCAAAACGAACGCGTTTGAGACCAAGCGCCGGCGCATGATGGTCAAGGACACGGACGCGGGCCGTGAGATTGCCGAGAACATCGCGGATTTGCAGCTGCTGGTCGCCGCGTATCGTGAAGGGATTATCCCACAGAACAAGAAGCGCTGAAACAAAGAAGGAGCGCCCTGCGGATGAAAACATCCGCAGGGCGCTCCTTTTTGTGCTGGAATCAGTGTGCGCTGCGTTTGTAGTGCGCTAGCTGCGCGTTGAGCGTGCCGGCAAGGCACCAGTAGTAGAGCGCCCACCCCGCGTACATCACGGCGTACGCCGCCAGGAAGCAGACGCTAAACAGGGCGATGCTCCCGGCGCTGCCAATGCCGAACCAGCCAAACAGCAGCGCGCAGCCCAGCAGCAGCGCGTAGCACAGCGCCAGGTGCAGCACGCTGCGCCAGGCAGTGCTGAGGCGGGGCAGCAGCGTATTGTTGACCACCAGCTGCTGCAATAACGACAGCGCGAGACTCACAAGCAGCACCTGCCACAGCGTGGCGGTGGAAACCGCGCCGCTTTTAAGCCACAGCAGGTCCGCAAGCATATAAAAGAAGAGCAGTATGGAAAAATACAGTGCCATGACAGGTTTAAACATCATGGAAAAATCCAGCAACTTTTTCATAAAAGGGCGTCCTCCTTTTTATTGGGCCAGCTTTGCCTTGAGCTGGGGAACGTACAGGCGCGAGACAAAGAGGCGCTCCCCGCTTTCCAGCGCAATGGCGATCTTGCCGCCGTAGCGCGCGTGGGTACTGAAGGCGCGCACTTTGGCAAGGTTGACGAGGGTGGATTTGCTTGCGCGAAAGAACGTGCCGCCGCAGAGGCGCTGCTCCAGCTCGTAGAGGCGCAGGGGCGTCTGATAGACCGTGTTTTCGCCATAAAGGAACGTGCGCTTATCCACGCTTTCGCAGTAGTAGATATCCTGCGGGTCGAGCAGAAAGGTCTGCTCCTGCCAGATGCCCAGCAGCTTTTGATCAAACGTGCGCAGATACGCCAGCATGCGCATCACGGTATCGTCGATCTGGCCGCAGCGGATGACCACTTCCGTCTGCGTGCTACCGGGGATGGTGTCGATGGTGACTTTCATAACGTTCTCCTTGCGCGCGGTGCCGGATGCTTCTTTGTAGCTACACGCCCATCATAGCGAAGGCGGCGGGCTCGGTCAACAGGCGCGCAACCAAGGTGTGCAAAGGATGCACCCAAAAGCACAAAACGGCGCGCAAAAAGGACTGCCTCGTTTGCGAAGAGGCAGTCCCTGGGGAACGCGCGGTTTATTCGGCTGCGGAGGCCTCGTCGCAGCGCTGGGGCGCATCCTCGGATGCGGTTGGCTGCGCATCGGGCACGTCCGGCGTATCGGCAGTAGTATCTGCGGGGGCGGCAGGCGCGCCCTCTGTTGCGCCGGCCAGCGCATCGGTCGCGCTTGGCGCATCAGCGGCATTTGGCGCGACCTTTATGGGTGCGTCCACGTGCCGCATGCGCCCATACAGGATGGCCATAAGCAGCGTGGTAAAGAAGTACAGCAACGTGGGGTCGTAGGGCAGCGTGACGGTCGCGCTTAAGTAAATGGGCAGGCCGAACAGCTGCGAGAAGAGCATCGCCATGCATAGCGCTGCGCCAAAGATGGCGAAGATGGAGACGATGCGCGCAAACATGTCCGCCCAGTCCAGCTGCCACACCGCAATAAAGAACAGCAACAGCGGCATCAGGGAGAGGAACGCGCAGATCAGGTTCATGTAGGCAAGCGTCATGTAGGCCTGCGGGTTGGCGGCGTAGAAGGTCCCAAGATCGGGCATGGATTCCATGATCAGCGCGGGCAGGATAAAAAAGGCCCGCGTAAAGACCACGCCCGCACAGGCGATCTTCATCATGCCACTTGCCTGACGCGCGCACGCAAATGCGATGAAGACGCCCAGAAACAGCACGTTGCTGATATTGGCCACCCAGTTGACCACCTGCCAGTACGCAGCGTTTTCCACATCAAAATACTGCGCGGCGCTGGTGGCGAACATCAGCAGGCTGGCCACCGCGGCGAGCAGCATGGCGATACGCATTTTTTTATGGGTCATTAAAAAGCCTCCTTGCTTGGTGCATATTTCCATATATGTTTATTGTGCGAACAGGGGATGTATTCTACTGTAGCACGAACCCTGCGCACGGTGCAAGGAAACAAATGCCGCGTATGCGCTTTCGCGCGCGGCGCCATGCTATAGGGGAGGTGAAAAAACATGACCGATCAGCAGAGAGCAAAGCGTATCCTGCGCCAGATACAGGATGTATGGACGCCCAGCGCGAGCGACCCCTTGGGCAGCTGGACCGGCGTGCCCGAGGACGCGGGCGACAAACCCGTGCAGGATGCGGACGACCTTTAAGCAGCGCGCCGCGTATGCAGTGAGACGAGAGGACCCTTTTCACTGACTAAAAAAGCAGCCGTCCGGCGTACCGGACGGCTGCTTTTGCGGTGCGCGTAAACAGGCGCGGATTGCGCTGCAATCAAAGCCCATTGAAGATGTGCGTGAAAGCGCTTTGCGTCCCATTGCTGTGGCGGACATGCGGTGCGCCGCATGGCGCTGTGGTTGCACGAGATGCGCATGATCACAGGCTCCGGTGCGCCGGGGGCTGTGGTGTTTGTTGTGCTTACAAGGGGGCGTCAGTCCGCGCTGCCTTCAGGGCGGAACCACTGCGTCATGCCCGCGCCGTGCGCATCGTTGGGACGTCTGGCAAAGCCGAAACGCTCGTAAAACGATTCTTTTCCCGTGGCGGCCAAGAGGCTGACCATCAGGCTCTGCCCGGGTTTTAATGTGCCGCGCAGATGGGCAAGCGCCATGCCCAACATGGTTTTGCCAATACCGCGCCCCTGGTAATCCGGATGCACGGCGACATCGTCGATAAAGGCTGAATAGCCGCCATCGCCAATGACGCGCAGCATGCCCACCGCCCGGCTGCCCTCCATGGCGCACACGAAATAATACGCGTTTTGCAGGCCCTGTTGGGCCATTTCAGGTTCGACGGCACTCCAACCGACGACTTTGCGCAGCGCGTTGTAGTCCGCCACACTGATCCGGCTGGTGTAGGTGATCTGCATACGTAACCTCCTTACAATGGATGTGCCTATGCGCGGCACCACAGAATTGCGGGGTGCTAGATACGCTCCCCATCTGTTGCATCCTGCGCGCAGGCGGCCTGTTTTTCCTGGAGCAGATCGCGGATCTCGCCCAGCAGCACCTCCTCGCGGCTGGGCGCAGGCGCGGGGGCTTCCTCCTTCTTTTTGTGGAAGCGGTTGATGATGCGGATCACGATGAAGATCGAAAGCGCGATGAGAACAAAATCCAGGATATTCTGCAAAAACTGTCCATAATGCAGCACAATGGGCTCGCCTGCCTGTGTGGCGGGCATGGTGTAGGCCAAGTCCGCCAGGTTGATGCGGCCGGTGACCAGGCTCAACGCGGGCATTACCACATCGTTCACCAGCGATGTGACGATTTTGCTGAACGCGCCGCCCACAACCACGCCCACGGCCATGTCCATCACG
Above is a window of Maliibacterium massiliense DNA encoding:
- the cas2 gene encoding CRISPR-associated endonuclease Cas2, whose protein sequence is MLVLITYDVDTTSAQGRKRLRQVAKQCVNYGQRVQQSVFECKLDAAQFKQVKHKLTGLIDASQDSLRFYNLGNRFEQRVEHIGVKPSYDTDDAFIF
- the cas5c gene encoding type I-C CRISPR-associated protein Cas5c, whose protein sequence is MEKRNEVTFRLWGRRALFSDPLVRVGGEKCSYPIPTYQALKGIVESIYWKPTILWVIDEVRVLQPIQMESVSVRPLEYSGGNTLSIYTYLHDVAYQVRAHFEWNLFREDLAQDRNENKHYFIAKRMIERGGRRDVFLGTRECQAYVAPCAFGEGEGAYDDTPATSFGLMFHGFDYPDETGRDELAIRMWAPSLEHGCVRFIRPEECTVRRIVRAQQAKAFVPGENFSYVDACEELTL
- the cas7c gene encoding type I-C CRISPR-associated protein Cas7/Csd2, whose protein sequence is MSIQNKIDFAVILSVKNANPNGDPLNGNRPRETMEGYGEISDVCIKRKIRNRLQDMGEAIFVQSDDRCDDGFGSLRERADNNAELKKAGKNRAAFAEIACRTWMDVRTFGQVFAFKNTKAGEGVSVPVRGPVSLHPALSIAPLEIESMQITKSVNGEPGEKRSSDTMGSKHRVGFNVYVFYGSINCQLAEKTGFSDEDAEKVHQALITLFENDVSSARPDGSMQVQQVYWWRHNCKQGQYSSAKVHGSLRVRAKEDVALHAMEDVEIHLEELEGLVPQIDEGR
- a CDS encoding VOC family protein; translated protein: MIDLRGFDHVVITVTDVEKTMDFYTQVLGMHAQGNSLFFGNQCIKVHRHPAEFLPAARKPISGSADICLIAQGEMSDIVEYFVRCNVPVEEGPVWRTGARGDMTSVYVRDPDGNLIEICVYDD
- the cas1c gene encoding type I-C CRISPR-associated endonuclease Cas1c, which translates into the protein MKKLGNTLFFVTPDVYVSLDGENIVLKKDGKEAMRRPLHYIDSIVCFGYFGISPALMAKCASDGIAVSFHSPSGRLMARVVGKTQGNVLLRKTQVYASDAPARSMPIARACIAAKIYNARWALERATRDHALRLDVDKIKAVSQALQQASRDALQSESEEMLRGVEGNAASMYFSVLDDLILQQKDQFYFRQRTRRPPMDAFNAMLSFCYALLTNDMTSALETVGLDPYIGFMHADRPGRASLALDLIEELRVPMVDRFVLSMVNRQIVSGDGFTQTENGAVLMDDDTRRLVLKHWQLRKQTEITHPFLKEKVAWGVIPYAQALLLARHLRGDLDAYPSFLWK
- the cas8c gene encoding type I-C CRISPR-associated protein Cas8c/Csd1 is translated as MSWISLLYETYENCASEIGKMAPMAEEAERAPAVPLLPIAHTTQEAQLDVTVDMQGNLLTAHAIENKGRRRTIIPCTEKSAGRTSGEAPHPLFDKLQYVAGDYARLGGPKAPYFASYIAQLGAWCDSAYAHPMVCAVYAYLQKGTLMADLAKKGLFVLDEAGRVDLKPDVPDKPPLYQAVTGDVTEAFVRFSVAYSVDEPANRLYEDPEVRECFIAWYLSGQQDEALCYVQGSVMPTANNNPNKIRNTADKAKLISFNDTSGFTFRGRFESAEQAVRVGYETTQKAHNALKWLIDRQGYRNGSQAYVAWGTRNEKVPAFMNNSLDANLGFSPMPVETQKAFADNLRTQMRGAGYEALDREARVAIMGLDNATPGRLAITYYRQMNGAELLDRLLYWYATCAWEHGYYRAPAKTANEKPVYLRGVFTPAPRDIVKAAYGENVPDKVMRASERQLVPCILECAPVPMSLVKNLFYRATRPISMDAWEYYKTFSIACAVVRKSLNDQYNRQHGNLRLDDYEEVWKMALDLDNRDRSYLFGRVWAYFNYLELIALRKAERNTTNAMKLEERFTQRPADTAMTLRAKLGPYLQRMDMNNGNLMQQLFDVLSILDSEGGFTNDPVGYPFLLGMASQMDQFSKDSAERKALAEKEAQEKAEAAQQNEQPEQAEEENK
- a CDS encoding fructose-1,6-bisphosphatase; amino-acid sequence: MTEHLMLSEEQLKYLQLLAAQYPSRQAACTEIINLQAILNLPKGTEHFISDVHGEYEAFTHILNNCSGVIREKVEQVFAQRMSKAAQGDLCTLIYYPKEKLKMIRHQHRDTPAWYKATLQDLIDLAKNLSSKYTRSKVRKAMPEAFAYIIDELLHAQPDEDNNQLVYHEQIIESVINTDCGRDFILALAALIKRLAVDHLHIVGDIFDRGAHADKIMDLLMSHHSLDIEWGNHDILWMGAASGSEACIAAVIRNNIAYGNMEMLESGYGISLRSLVMFAATCYQGQEDVLAAARKAISVILFKLEGQLIRRHPEYNMQEHLLLDKIDYDNATVRVGAHTYAMRDVDLPTVAQDDPYRLCPEEEQVMEELRAAFQNSARLHRHIGFLYARGAMYRCFNNNLLFHGCIPLDHDGNFDSVTFDGRTYQGKAYMDYADRMARQAYFGKENQNALDFMWYLWCGKKSPLSGRSVRTFERTFIADESAWEEPKNAYYTFCHTEQTCNMILREFGLYDAPCHIINGHTPVRAMDGESPIKAGGKLIVIDGGFCKAYQASTGIAGYTLIFNSHGMRIKAHRPFESVEAALQENKDIESKTNAFETKRRRMMVKDTDAGREIAENIADLQLLVAAYREGIIPQNKKR
- the cas4 gene encoding CRISPR-associated protein Cas4; translated protein: MREDDVLCSISGLQHFRYCPRQWALITMENQWTDNVHTVTGAIFHENAHEGLRVELRGDTLIVRQLEVRSGTWHLHGVCDVVEFHRSKTGVPLAGREGRWQPVPVEYKKGHPKETDADALQLCAQAVCLEDMLCCRIPEAYLYYGEPRKRSLVKLDQELRDNLADTIQRMRAMMLRGQVPRVKKSKACRGCSLADVCLPAVTGGGSARDYLSHAICQEE
- a CDS encoding DUF3021 family protein, which encodes MKKLLDFSMMFKPVMALYFSILLFFYMLADLLWLKSGAVSTATLWQVLLVSLALSLLQQLVVNNTLLPRLSTAWRSVLHLALCYALLLGCALLFGWFGIGSAGSIALFSVCFLAAYAVMYAGWALYYWCLAGTLNAQLAHYKRSAH